A segment of the Terribacillus aidingensis genome:
TACAACCGTGATGTGCCTTGGGATTCAATAGATATGGACTTTATGAATTTAAACCAATCCGCTCATGGTGATCGCGAGTATGGCTTCATGGGAACACGCCTCAATAAAGCCAGAAAAGTCATTGTAGGATATTGGGGCAATAAAGAAGTACAAAATAGGGTTGCAGATTGGATGACAACTGCCGTCGGATTCAATGAAAGCCAGCAAATCAAAGTAGCTCGATTTGGCGATAATATGCGCACCGTAGCAGTTACAGACGGTGATAAAGTCGAAGCACAGATCAAATTCGGCTGGACAGTCGATTATTACGGTATTGGCGATCTTGTTGCCGAGATGAAGGAAGTTTCCGATACAGATGTAGAGGAGCTGCTCGGAGCATATAAGGAAGCCTATGATCTCCCGACAGAAGAAGATCAGCTAGCCTCCGTGCGGGAGCAGGCACGCATTGGAGTTGCGTTAAAGCGTTTCTTGGATCGCGGTGGCTATCAGGCATTCAGCACTAACTTTGAAGATTTGCATGGTATGAAGCAGCTCCCGGGTCTAGCTGTCCAGCATCTGATGGCGCAGGGCTATGGCTTTGCCGGAGAAGGAGACTGGCGCACAGCAGCACTCGTACGCTTGCTGAAGGCGATGGCGAATAATAAGAAAACGTCCTTCATGGAGGATTACACATATCATTTAGAAGAAGGCAATGAACTGATTCTAGGCTCCCATATGCTAGAGGTCTGCCCGACAGTGGCAGTGAATCGACCGTCCATCCAGGTGCATCCGCTTGGCATCGGTGGGAAGGAAGATCCGGCCCGAATTGTATTCGATGGCATCGCTGGCGAAGCGGTCAATGTCTCCATCATCGAGCTGGGTGGACGTTTCCGTATGATCATCAATAAAGTGGACGCAGTCGAATCGCAAAATGACACACCGAATCTGCCGGTTGCCAAAGTACTTTGGAAGCCGCAACCGTCCTTAAGTGAAGCTACAGAAGCATGGATCTATGCAGGCGGCGCCCACCATACGGCGCTTTCGTTTGCACTGACAGCAGAACAGCTGGAGGACTTTGCGGAATTGGTCGGCATCGAATGTGTGACGATTGATAATAATACAGTTCTGAAGCAATTCCGGAAAGAACTGCAGTGGAACCAGGCTTTATGGAAATAAGATCGGCTTATGCCGGTCTTTTTCTTTGTATCGATTATAACCAATTGTTATATCTAATTATAAAAAACCGATATTTTTATTCATCGTTTAGATGCATTATGATACACCTAAGCAAGAGGAGAGGAGTATCCTTATGGCATCCGGAATAGAAACAATGAGTGATAGTCTGAAATCCATCCTGCATTTTGATGGAAACAGATACACATATTATGACCTTCAAAAGGTAGATAATCATTTTCAGAGTAATGTGGCACGTTTACCTTATACGTGGAGAATACTGCTGGAATCCATGATCCGGAATTATGATGGCAGTGCAATCACCCGCCAGCACATAGAAGCATTATTAGCCGACAATACGAAAGATGATCAAGAGATCCCTTTTAAGCCTGCGCGTGTACTGCTGCATGATACGACAGGTGTTCCGGCAATTGTTGATTTAGCATCATTAAGACAGGCTGTCAGTCGTGCTGGAGGCAATGAACATAAAATAAATCCGCAAATCCCGGTCGATCTCGTCGTGGATCATTCCGTGGTAGTCGATTACTATGGCGTAAAAGAGTCCATTCAGCTGAATGAAAACTTGGAATTTGAACGAAATAAAGAACGGTTTCGTTTTCTGCATTGGGCAAAAAAGTCTTTCGATAACTTCCGCATTTTCCCGCCGTCTACTGGTATCATGCATCAAATCAATCTGGAGTACCTGTCGTCCGTAGTAGCACGAAAACAGGTGGGCGAGGAAACAGTTTTATTTCCTGATTCACTAGTAGGAACAGATTCTCATACAACAATGATCAATGGTTTAGGAGTATTGGGATATGGTGTTGGGGGCATTGAGGGAGAAGCTGCTATATTGGGGCTCCCTTTGTATTCAACGATTCCGGAAGTCGTCGGCTTTGAATTGACGGGTGAGCTGTCAGACACAGCTACTGCCACAGACTTAGCCTTGACGATTACGAGCATACTCCGAAAGAAAGGTGTCATCGGAAAAATAGTAGAGTTCTACGGTCAGGGTGTGAAACATCTGACAGTATTTGATCGTGCCACCATTGCGAATATGGCACCAGAGTACGGCGCAACAATGGGCTATTTTCCGGTGGATGAACGAACGCTTGAGTACTTAGCCTATATCGGCAGAAGTCTGCATGATATACATTTGGCAGAACAATATTACAAAGCGCAGAAATTGTTTTACAGTGA
Coding sequences within it:
- the araA gene encoding L-arabinose isomerase → MLQVKPYVFWFVTGSQHLYGEETLNQVQRNSEDLVNKLNEQGSLPFPIEFKEVLTNAADIQRVSLEANADPECAGLITWMHTFSPAKMWIGGLKTLQKPLLHLHTQYNRDVPWDSIDMDFMNLNQSAHGDREYGFMGTRLNKARKVIVGYWGNKEVQNRVADWMTTAVGFNESQQIKVARFGDNMRTVAVTDGDKVEAQIKFGWTVDYYGIGDLVAEMKEVSDTDVEELLGAYKEAYDLPTEEDQLASVREQARIGVALKRFLDRGGYQAFSTNFEDLHGMKQLPGLAVQHLMAQGYGFAGEGDWRTAALVRLLKAMANNKKTSFMEDYTYHLEEGNELILGSHMLEVCPTVAVNRPSIQVHPLGIGGKEDPARIVFDGIAGEAVNVSIIELGGRFRMIINKVDAVESQNDTPNLPVAKVLWKPQPSLSEATEAWIYAGGAHHTALSFALTAEQLEDFAELVGIECVTIDNNTVLKQFRKELQWNQALWK